Sequence from the Clostridiisalibacter paucivorans DSM 22131 genome:
TCTTATATCAGGATTTTTTAAAAGGTATTCAATAGCCGATATGATTTCAGCAACTCCAGCTTTATCGTCGGCTCCTAATAATGTGTTTCCATCAGTAGTTATTATATCATTGTCTATATATTTTTTTAGTTCTGGGAATTCTTTAGGAGATAATACTATGTTTTTTTCATCATTGAGTACTATATCTTTTCCATCATAATTCTCAATTATTTTTGGATTAACATTTTTTCCAGAAATATCTGGACTTGTATCCATATGGGCGATAAATCCTATTGTTGGGACATCTTTATCTATATTTGATGGTAATGTGGCCATAAGATATCCATTATTATCTAAAGATATATCCTTTAGACCTAGTGATTTTAATTCTTCTGCTAATATCTTAGCAAAGGCCAATTGGTTTGGAGTACTAGGTACAGATGCTGAACTTTCATTGGACTGAGTATCATATTTTACATATCGTAAAAATCTTTGAGCAACTTTAGACATCTAAAAACCTCCTCATTAAGTTTAATTTAATTTTTTCATTAAACTACTAACTATACTTATATAAATATTATATATATAATGAGTTCAAAATGAAACCTAATAGTATAGTAATTGAAAATATAAGTAATAACTTAACTTAAATATAACAATAGTTAACATGGAGTTAATTATTAAAAGATAATATAGATGTATAATTATAGATGTATTAAAGGATAATAACTAATTTCAGATAGATTTTATACATTTTCTCCCCTAAAAAAGACTGGCACATTAGGCCAGTCTTTTATTTGTTTAAAAACCAGATAGAAAAATTCAATAGCGATGCAAATGAGACCCATAAAATATATGGTATCATTAAGTAAGCTGAAAATTTGTCGAGATTATAGAATTTTAGTGTTGTAATAATTATAAAGACAAGTAAAATAATAATTTCTATAAATGCTATAAATGTTAAATTAAATCTAAAAAATAATATGGGCCAAAGGAAATTTAATATAAGTTGTAAGACATAAAAAAATAAAGCATTTTTAATTAGTATAGTGGAATTATCAGATTTTGCTATTCTGTAAGATGCTATCCCCATTAATATGTATAGTATAGTCCAAACTGGAGCAAATATCCAACCTGGAGGTGAAAAAAAGGGCTTTATAAGGGTTTGATAATAGTCAAATGAGTTTTTGGTTAAAATAGAACTTAAAAAACCTATAGACAGGGGAATTAGGATACTAATAATAAAGCATGAAATTTTTTTTATAGAACGAGTCACAAAAATCACCTCATTAAGAGTTAATTATATTATTTATACTATAATATAATATGTAAGCATATCACTATATATACCCAAATTAATGTTTGTTATAGAAAAATTTTACATTGAATATTATAGAAAAATATTTGCGTAATTTTCATTAATTGTGTATTATAGTATAGTTGAAAAATTTTTATAGAAAGTAGGCTAATTGATGAAAGAGAGAAAAGATATAATTAATGTAGCAGTAATAGCCCATGTTGATGCAGGAAAATCTACTTTAGTAGATGCACTTTTAAACCAGAGTGGTGTATTTAGAGAAAATGAGCAAGTGGTGGACTGTATTATGGATTCTAATGATTTGGAAAGAGAAAGGGGAATCACTATTTATTCCAAAAACTGTGCCATAGAGTATAATGGTATGAAGATAAATATAGTAGATACTCCAGGGCATGCTGATTTTTCATCTGAGGTTGAACGAATAATAAAAACTGTGGATACAGCTATTTTGTTGGTTGATTCCAGTGAAGGGCCGATGCCCCAGACTAGATTTGTATTACAAAAGGCATTACAAAGGGGATTAAAACCTATACTCCTTATAAATAAAATAGATAAAAAAGACCAAAGAGCAGAAGAAGTAGTAGATATGACATTCAATTTATTTATAGATTTGGGAGCTACAGATGAACAGTTAGATTTTCCCATACTTTATGGTGTAGCAAAAGAAGGAATAGTTAAGAAAGAAATGGAAGATGAGGGAAAAGACCTATCTCCATTGTTTGAATTATTAATGGATCATGTAGAAAAATATCCCAATAGGGATGAAGAACCAGTTCAATTGCAAATATCGGCATTGGATTACGATGAATATATAGGTAGATTAGGTATTGGTAGAGTGACAAGGGGAATAATAAGACCAAATGAAACAGTTGCCATATGTAAGAGAAATGGAGATGTAGTTAAAGGAAAACTGACAAAGATATTTGTTAATGAGGGATTAAATAGATTAGAAAAGAAAGAGGCATATAGTGGAGATATGGTTGTAGTTTCTGGTATCTCTGATATCTCTATTGGTGAAACTATATGTGATGTAGATAATGTAGAGCCTTTAGAAATGATAGATATAGAAGAGCCTACACTGTCCATGAACTTCCTTGTTAATAATTCTCCCTTTGCAGGACAAAGTGGTAAATTTGTTACTTCTAGACATATTAAGGACAGGTTAGAACGGGAACTTGAAACCAATGTAGGCCTTAGAGTAGAGGAATTAGAGGATGGATATAAGGTTTCTGGTAGAGGAGAGTTACATCTTTCTATACTTTTAGAAAATATGAGAAGGGAAGGATACGAGATTTCTGTTTCTAAACCTGAGGTATTACTTAATAAGATAGATGGTAAATTACATGAGCCATTTGAAAGGGTCATAGTGACATTGCCCGATGAGTACAGTGGTACAGTAATATCTAAATTGAATCTCAGAAAGGGTATTATGCAGAATATGAGTAGTGAAAATGGATATACTAAATTAGAATATTTGGCCCCCACTAGAGGGTTGTTGGGATATAGAAGTGAATTTATAAATGACACACGAGGTGAAGGTACGATAGTAAGGTCCTTTGATTGCTTTATGCCATATTGTGGAGATATACCAGGAAGGTCAAATGGAGTATTGGTATCCCAAGAAAGGGGTACAACTATGGCATATTCTCTATATAACTTAAGTGAAAGAGCTACTATGTTTGTAGGCCCAGCAGTAGAGGTCTATGAAGGTATGATTATTGGGATGAATAGTCGAAGAGATGATATGGTAGTAAATCCATGTAAAAATAAAAAACTTACTAATGTAAGGGCATCAGGTTCTGATGATGCAATAAAACTTTTACCTCCCAAGGTATTTACTTTGGAGGAGGCCCTTGAATTTATTGAAAATGATGAGCTTGTAGAAGTAACGCCTGATGATATAAGACTTAGAAAAAAGATATTAAATGCCAGTGATAGAATGAAAGCAAATAAAAAAATGAAATAGACTTAAAAAACACTGACTTAAAATTAGAGTCAGTGTTTTTTAAAAATGGAGGTTAAATATGCCTTATGTATATATAGTTCAGTGTAATGATGAGACATTATATACTGGATGGACTACAGATATAGAAAGAAGAATAAATGAACATAATAGAGGTATAGGCTCAAAGTATACCAGAGCTAGACTTCCCGTTGAGTTGAAACATTTGGAAAAGTATAAGACTAAAAAAGATGCAATGAAACGAGAGTGGCAAATTAAAAAGATGAGTAGAAAAGATAAATTGAATTTGATTGGAACAGAAAAATAAATTTTTGAAATTGTATGTAAATATAATTTATTATATAATTTAAACCATCAAGGAAATTGCATAATTAGTATATTAAATTGATTTAATTAAGTTATTGTGGGATTTTCTTATAGAATAAAAAGCGAATGGAGTGTTGAAATGAAGATACCAAGTTTGAAAATTGGAGATCTAACAGCATCTGTACCTATAGTGCAAGGTGGAATGGGTGTGGGAATATCCATGTCAAGATTAGCTGCAGCAGTGGCTAATTGTGGAGGTATAGGAGTTATATCAGGTGTAGAACCTGGATTTAATTTTGATGGGTATTATAAAGACAAGATAAAGACAAATCTGAAGGCATTGAGACATCATATAAGAAAGGCAAAGGAGTTAGCCCCAAAGAATATTATTGGAGTAAATATTATGACAGCAATAAATAACTTTGAAGATATGGTAAAGACAGCTGTGGAAGAAAAAATAGATATAATATTTTCTGGAGCAGGATTACCATTGAGTTTACCCAAATTTGTGAAGGATTCCAATACTAAAATAGCTCCAATAGTATCATCAGGAAGGGTAGCGAAGCTTATCTGTAAACAATGGGACAAAAAATATCAGTATCTACCCGATGCTATTGTATTAGAAGGCCCTAAAGCAGGAGGGCATTTAGGATTTAGTAATGAAGACTTAGAAACCGAAAATGAAAATAAAAGTTCTTTAACTGATATGGTGAAAGAAGTGTTGGAATCAATCAAGCCCTTTGAAAGAAAGTATAATAGAAAAATACCTGTTATTGCAGCGGGTGGTGTCCATGATGGTAGAGATATAGCAAGGTTGCTTTTAGCAGGAGCTTCAGGGGTGCAAATGGGCACACGTTTTGTAGCTACCCATGAATGCGATGCCAGTGAAGCGTTTAAAAAAGCATATATAGATGCAAAAAAAGATGATGTTGTGATTATAAAAAGCCCTGTAGGCATGCCTGGTAGGGCAATAAACAATGATTTTATTAGAAAGGTATATGAAAACTATGAGAATAAAGAAATAAAGTGTATAAGATGTCTAAAGGGGTGTAATCCCAAAAGCACACCATATTGCATTGCCGATGCTTTAATTAATGCACAAAAAGGCAATTTTGAAAAAGGATTTGCATTTGCAGGAGAAAATGTATACAGGATAAAAGAGATTACATCGGTAAAAGCTCTAATAGAAGGATTAATGAAGGAAATAGAGGAATATGAAGCATAAAAAATCCTTGTTAATATGTATAAAGTAATATATAATGGATTAGTCAATGAAAATTAATTTGATTTTAAAGCTGTGAATGGCTGGATGATCATTTGCAGTTTTTTTGTGCAGATATATATTTGTATAATATGTATAATTAATAAATTTATAATTTAGAGATATACTATAATTATAAATTTATAGAGTATAGTGTATTTTAGAAGTAAAAATAGAAAGGAAAGATATATGAAAACAGTTAAATTTCAAGAACTAGAAATAATGAATGAGTTAAAAAAAGCTATTGAGGATATGGGTTTTGAAGAGATGACACCAATACAAGCTAAGGCTATCCCAGAGGTACTTACAGGAAGGGATATTATAGGTCAAGCACAGACTGGTACGGGTAAAACGGCTTCATTTGCAATTCCTATAATAAATAAAGTTGATGTCAGCAATAGAAATTTACAGGCGTTAATATTGTGTCCTACAAGGGAGTTAGCTATACAGGTATCTGAGGAAGTAAGAAAGCTATGTAAATATACCCATGGTATTAAGACATTACCTATTTATGGAGGACAGCCTATAGACAGACAGATTAAGGCATTGAAAAAGGGAGTACAAGTAGTTATAGGTACACCAGGTAGAGTTATGGACCATATGAGAAGAAAAACATTGAAATTTAAAAATGTAAATATGGTAGTTTTAGACGAGGCTGATGAGATGTTAAATATGGGATTTAGGGAGGATATAGAGACTATACTTCAAGATATCCCCGAAGAAAGACAAACTTTACTTTTTTCTGCTACTATGCCTAAAGCAATATTAGAAATTGCTAAAACTTATCAAAAAAAGCCTAAGACAGTTAAGGTGGTACATAAGCAATTGACTGTACCTAATATAGAGCAATATTATTTAGATGTGAAAAAGAAAAATAAATTTGAAGTACTAACTAGATTAATTGATGTATATAACCCTAAATTGGCATTGATATTTTCCAATACAAAGAAGAAAGTAGATGAATTGGTTGGAGATCTTCAAGGAAGAGGATATTTGGCTGATGGTCTTCATGGAGATATGAAACAAAGGCAAAGAGACAGAGTAATGAATAATTTCAGGATAAATAATGTAGACATATTGGTAGCTACAGATGTTGCGGCTAGAGGAATAGATGTAGATGATGTAGAGATGGTAATAAATTTTGATGTACCTCAAGATGATGAATATTATGTACATCGTATAGGTAGAACAGGTAGAGCAGGTAGAACTGGGTTGGCATTTACATTGGTCTCAGGAAGAGAAATATATAAATTAAAGGATATACAAAGATATACTAAAACTAAAATAAGAAGACATGATACTCCCAGTGCCAATGATGTAGAGGAGGCCAAATCTCTTATACTTATAAAACAAATTAAAGATATTATTGAAAAGGAAAATTTAACTAAACAGGTGCATATAATAGATAAATTGATAGAAGATGATCATACATCTATAGATGTGGCAGCGGCTTTATTGAAGATGCTAATGGGTAAAGAAGAAAAAGAAAATTCAAATGATGAGCTAGATTTAGAAGGAACAGGTGCAGAACCAGGTATGGTTAGATTATTCATAAATATAGGAAGAAAACAAAAGATTAGCCCAAAAGATGTTGTTGGTTCAATAGCAGGAGAAACAAAGATACCTGGTGAAGTCATAGGAGCTATAGATATTTATGATAAATATACATTTGTGGAAGTACCTAAGGAACATGGTAAAAAGGTATTAAAGATAATGAATGGGAATACGATTAAAGGTAGAACCATTAGTATGGAAGTGGCAAATAGAAGATAGTTTTGTATAAACCTAAGGGAAAATTCCTTTAGGTTTATTTTAAAATTTGGGTATAATAAAAATAATTAAATTAATTTAAAAGAAAGGGGTTCAAATATGGACAAAACTTTAGTATTGATAAAACCTGATGGAGTAAAACAAAAAATTATAGGTAAGATTATTTCTATGTATGAAGATAACAATCTTGAAATACTAG
This genomic interval carries:
- a CDS encoding tryptophan-rich sensory protein, coding for MIFVTRSIKKISCFIISILIPLSIGFLSSILTKNSFDYYQTLIKPFFSPPGWIFAPVWTILYILMGIASYRIAKSDNSTILIKNALFFYVLQLILNFLWPILFFRFNLTFIAFIEIIILLVFIIITTLKFYNLDKFSAYLMIPYILWVSFASLLNFSIWFLNK
- the typA gene encoding translational GTPase TypA produces the protein MKERKDIINVAVIAHVDAGKSTLVDALLNQSGVFRENEQVVDCIMDSNDLERERGITIYSKNCAIEYNGMKINIVDTPGHADFSSEVERIIKTVDTAILLVDSSEGPMPQTRFVLQKALQRGLKPILLINKIDKKDQRAEEVVDMTFNLFIDLGATDEQLDFPILYGVAKEGIVKKEMEDEGKDLSPLFELLMDHVEKYPNRDEEPVQLQISALDYDEYIGRLGIGRVTRGIIRPNETVAICKRNGDVVKGKLTKIFVNEGLNRLEKKEAYSGDMVVVSGISDISIGETICDVDNVEPLEMIDIEEPTLSMNFLVNNSPFAGQSGKFVTSRHIKDRLERELETNVGLRVEELEDGYKVSGRGELHLSILLENMRREGYEISVSKPEVLLNKIDGKLHEPFERVIVTLPDEYSGTVISKLNLRKGIMQNMSSENGYTKLEYLAPTRGLLGYRSEFINDTRGEGTIVRSFDCFMPYCGDIPGRSNGVLVSQERGTTMAYSLYNLSERATMFVGPAVEVYEGMIIGMNSRRDDMVVNPCKNKKLTNVRASGSDDAIKLLPPKVFTLEEALEFIENDELVEVTPDDIRLRKKILNASDRMKANKKMK
- a CDS encoding GIY-YIG nuclease family protein, whose protein sequence is MPYVYIVQCNDETLYTGWTTDIERRINEHNRGIGSKYTRARLPVELKHLEKYKTKKDAMKREWQIKKMSRKDKLNLIGTEK
- a CDS encoding NAD(P)H-dependent flavin oxidoreductase — its product is MKIPSLKIGDLTASVPIVQGGMGVGISMSRLAAAVANCGGIGVISGVEPGFNFDGYYKDKIKTNLKALRHHIRKAKELAPKNIIGVNIMTAINNFEDMVKTAVEEKIDIIFSGAGLPLSLPKFVKDSNTKIAPIVSSGRVAKLICKQWDKKYQYLPDAIVLEGPKAGGHLGFSNEDLETENENKSSLTDMVKEVLESIKPFERKYNRKIPVIAAGGVHDGRDIARLLLAGASGVQMGTRFVATHECDASEAFKKAYIDAKKDDVVIIKSPVGMPGRAINNDFIRKVYENYENKEIKCIRCLKGCNPKSTPYCIADALINAQKGNFEKGFAFAGENVYRIKEITSVKALIEGLMKEIEEYEA
- a CDS encoding DEAD/DEAH box helicase, translating into MKTVKFQELEIMNELKKAIEDMGFEEMTPIQAKAIPEVLTGRDIIGQAQTGTGKTASFAIPIINKVDVSNRNLQALILCPTRELAIQVSEEVRKLCKYTHGIKTLPIYGGQPIDRQIKALKKGVQVVIGTPGRVMDHMRRKTLKFKNVNMVVLDEADEMLNMGFREDIETILQDIPEERQTLLFSATMPKAILEIAKTYQKKPKTVKVVHKQLTVPNIEQYYLDVKKKNKFEVLTRLIDVYNPKLALIFSNTKKKVDELVGDLQGRGYLADGLHGDMKQRQRDRVMNNFRINNVDILVATDVAARGIDVDDVEMVINFDVPQDDEYYVHRIGRTGRAGRTGLAFTLVSGREIYKLKDIQRYTKTKIRRHDTPSANDVEEAKSLILIKQIKDIIEKENLTKQVHIIDKLIEDDHTSIDVAAALLKMLMGKEEKENSNDELDLEGTGAEPGMVRLFINIGRKQKISPKDVVGSIAGETKIPGEVIGAIDIYDKYTFVEVPKEHGKKVLKIMNGNTIKGRTISMEVANRR